DNA from Solanum stenotomum isolate F172 unplaced genomic scaffold, ASM1918654v1 scaffold32195, whole genome shotgun sequence:
CTACATCAAGTCAAAAATCACACAAAACTTTGAATTCTATCAATGAAAAACGTTCGGTGACTATtttcacaaatattttaattctatcaatgaaaaaaataactaatagtATTTTCACACATGTTAGTGTTTTAGTGAGAATCTATTTTTCCAGTGAGCTAGTTCGTTAAAAACTGAGTGGGAAAATCTTACTTTGGTAGAGATGTTGTGGGACTCTCTGAAGCATGTAAGTtgttataaacaaaaaaaaataaaggaaaaaaaaaacagaaggtgatttaaatttgaaacaacagaaacaaaaacaattgtgtttttttatatttttattcactTTTCCCTTTACactataaaatattatgtaaatcATGGCATTCAAATTGAGGTGTAGCAAAGAATAAAGAGTAATAGTTTAGCATGGAACAAGAatatttagaaaaagaaataccTCTTTGCTTTGgctgtttcttttttatttatttgtttctttttttggtttgttgTTTCTATACGACAGGTCACCTGtaaatttataagagaaaatgtgatcaaatattcatatataatataatgtaatataatttaatatgtgGTCTTGTTTTGGTCTTTCAACACACAAAATATTGTCCACTGATGGAAAGATAAGGAGAAGTCTGCTGACTCAACAAGTCAATTATTTTGATAGTTTAGAATTCTATAGCAAATATATGTGCATATACTTATTTTTGTGTGGATATATTGCTAAAATTAAAGATCCTAGCTAATTACATTTTCTTATAATCTATCATTAAATGGGGTTAACAtaaaatttttgttgtttatctATAAAAATTTGTTTTTCGCTAATTCATTGTTTTCTAGACTAtgtatttcattattattattattattattattattattattattattattattattattatacaagGGATATAATATATTCCGTTGTTGAGATGTTGTATGTGTTAATAGTTAATATACTTGAGAGAACGTGAATATAATGTATTTCactactccctttgtcccattttatgtgagacaGTTTGACttacggagtttaagaaagaaagaaagacttttaaaacttgtggtccaaaatgaatgataaaaatttgtgtggttataaatcatttcattaagggtaaaatagacatttatagttaattaaattgttacttaatatagaaatgtgtcatttttttttggactgactaaaaaggaaaataagttgatacAGAGAGGGTATTATTATTCTCAAATACATTTATTATTCGCGCGAATACAATATGTTCTACTATTATATGGAAAGTTTTCTCTTTAGTTTTACTCGAACTTTTAAAAAGTAGTTTACATCACAGAGCAAATCAGCCAACTCAAAAGTTGAAAACACCACATGTGAACAcaaatcttgatttttttgtcttcttttgttgttaatggaatttgaagtttgacataaataaattattagaaaaGAGAGATTGAACATGCACTGCTTCTcccaatagaaatatatatagttcTATTACCTTGGTGAACAAAAAATATCCCTATAGTATGTCAtatcaagggttcgcttgggaccaacaatggttctgaGTGTTGATCACGTTCAGAGTGTAGGCTCTCGGGCATGACAATTTCGCCTTGGTTAATATTTTGTGATTGGAAACCAAATACTCCTTGAACAAACTTTTCACATGTTTTTGGCATAATACTGATGGCTTTCTACAGTGAGAGATCAATAAAGCACTATAAGGTACCCCTCTgctctatttttctttcaactctaattttctaaaaaataggaaaaagcCATCAAAGAAGTATATCCAAGTTTTTGGAAGCCAAATGGTCTTGGATGGTAGGGGaatatattttttccctttACATAGAATGTAACTGTAAAGATCATCTACGCCTAACTCAACATTAAAAGCTAGCTTTTAaggggaggattgcccaagtccatataaaCAGACCGACATTCGATTCCCCAACCAATATGAGACTTTTACACACTCTATCATTTCCTTCATGCCCAAGCCCAACTGAAGCGTGGACTGGAAGCCCAAAAATCACCCCAGAAGCCAATCAGCTTGCCATTGAACAACCAAGGAATCTCTCTGTAAAAGATAATAACTTTTTCAATTCAGAATATTTATTGGAAATTAACAGTCACCCTACCTCATACAAAGTAGGATATTGTCTGCGTACACCCAGCCTTCTCAGGCCCTATAAATAGAATCACActgagtatgttattgttgttgtaattcAAAAATCGATCAATTCAATTTCACCATTGGTAGCATAGAATGAATAAATGATATCACACTCATAAGTTATAAAGAGTCTTATGTAATAGTTGTATATCTTGAGATGCCTGCGTTGCGACcgataatatatattaaatttatcggttcatttgttttttttatatagatacttgaaataaactaattaatattCAACTATAAAATCCAATACAAAAAGATTTAATGAAAAACTAATAAGCTCATCAACACACATGCAAATTCCATACATGAAGTTGTGAGGAACACTACAATTGAATTAAAAACTATACGTACTTATTTCAAAGCACATGTGAAAGCTAGAATAGTTTGTATAGCTGTGAGTAGGAGGAGTATGATGGCTCCCACTGTTGAAGCGCCTGCCCAAGGACTACTAAAATAATTGTGCATCAAATTTGCCTTCATTCTGTTCCATGGTTTTTCACTATATTCAATTGCTTTTATGCATTCTTCATGGTAATAGAAGTTGTCGGGATCAACACCGACCCCACTTCCAATTTTGTTGAAGAGGCTAGCCACGTCCTTGTTCTCTCCCATCCAACTCTCTATGATTCCTTTTTGGCGAAGCAAATTCACATCTTTATCTGAGTCGATAAGATAATCTATAAAAGTTGCATAATCACTGAAATATTTTGGTTCTACATCACACGATTGTTGCTCATAAGCAATGAGATTTCGCAAGATGGTTTCTGTATCATCATCGACTTGAAAAGAAGGGATTGCCATAAATCCATTGTTGAACTTTATATCAAATAAACTTATGTCATCCTCAAGGTTGACTTCGCCCAATAAATATCCAACTTCAACGAAGCTAACTCCAGCTTCAGAAAGCTCTGTTGCATTTGGCATGACCTTATGCTTCGTTATgtcattttttgagtttttcaagGGATTCAGGCCATGACATGAAAATATGTGTACTGCATGAAGTAAATGTTTGATATTTTCTGCATTACATATTGTCTCTCTGTAGGATGCACGAAACATTTTTGGCAAGTTACTATAAAAGATAAACGAATTATCATTCAATTGTATTGCCAATGGTAATTCATCAACTTGCTTTGTCATGTGATGAAGCTTGTTGAGGATAAAGAACGGAAGTTGATTTTCTAGTAACATCAAGTCTTGGAGTATTTGACTATATGCGCAACCATCAATATTATTGATGATGTTGTCTTCTCCTTGAGTACTACTCTCTCGAATAAACTCAACCACAAAACAACCATCAAGCAACAACATTTGCAAAAATTGACTATCATCACAGAGATCTTCTGTATCATTATAACACTTGATTGTTTCCTTCTTTAGTGTCTCCAATTCATTGATGCAACTTTCCACATCAAGTCCCTCTTTTCGTTGAAGAAATCGTTGTAGGTATAATAGTTTGTACTTTTCCATTGGACGAAGTTGAGGATTTTTCTTATGGTAAGGACCGATAGAGATCATCTTTGGTGTATAAGCATCTGGATTTGATTCACGTAGACTCACATTTACTTTGAATATCGTACACGATGTAATTGACAAATTGTTCAAATCCTCAAACATTTCATCAAAGATTTGATTAATTACAGATTTCTTTGTTTGTGACCCTAATGGATCATGACCATTTGTTTCCTTTATCTCGATTATATGATCTACTTTCCTCCTTTCTTCTATCTGTAATGGAAAAGAGTGATGGTTAAAATTTTGCATAAAAGTTACCTTTCAAAGTTTTTCTTCATATGCTTAAAATTCTTAACTTTCAAAGTCTTTTGTccctctctctatatattcCGTTTGGCTGATGATATATATTTCCCCAAAATTTggacaaaaggaaaaaaaagaagataaaaaactCTTGAAATGCACCGATTTGTAGGTGTAAAACTATGGTTAGTGAACATGTTAGGACAATGAGGTAGACCTAAAATTACgttgaagaaaataatttaaaaaattctataATCTCTTGAAATTCGTGATAGTGAAAAATTAAGGtacaattttaattattttttttgtatagatGATATCAATtaattgtttatgtattttaatcaaatcgaaaaataattttgtatagTTGAGAGAGACCTTATTATTTTCAGTTTGAAGAAGCAGTGGAATTTGATTATCTACTGAGGTAATCTCAATGGAGTGTGCCATCCctctttcttcaactctaaTTCCTACAAAAGAATGTcaaattcatattattattaattcaaaGCAATTATTCATTGCAGAAATtgatatgaaaagaaaagacaGCAATTAAAAGGGAAATTATATAACATCAACTCTCATGTTACTATACGAAAAGAACTTTACTATGTGTTGTCAAAACTTctagaaaaaattaataatttgatccaagtaaaaataaaagattcgGATGTCTCTTTCATTTTCTGATAACTTgctaattttaacttttcacaTGATATGTTTACGATCAAAAGATTAAAGAACACTTTggtacatattatatatttcagtttaaaattataagattcAAAACTCTTTTTACTTATTGTATCAAATCAAAAACGGACAAACGAAACAGAAACACTACTAAAAAGTCACTATTTTCCCATTGAAACTTTTTACTGCAAAATATTCAATGGTTATTCTCACAAATATTTTGAATGAATCaatgtgaaaagaaaaaatagtattaatttttttaacgcataaaatttagaaattttgtCAAGATTTTAGTGAGAATTTGTTTCCTACCATATGTGTTTTTACAGTAAACTGGTTCATTGGAAAATAAGTGGAAAAAGTTTATGTTTTATAAAGCAAAATTCCCATTGATGTGCGGCAGAAAAAAGCTCTATTTTTagcaaaattaataaaatgtttttcttccaaaaaaataatattctcatTCACTTTTCCCTTTACACTagaaaatattatgtaaatCATGTTATTTAACTTGAGGTAGcaaaagaataagaataattGTTTAGCATAGaacaagaaaaattagaaaaagaaataccTCTTTGGTTTggctgtttctttttctttatttttccccTTTTATTGGTCTGTTGTTTCTAATCTACGAGACAGGTcacaagtatattttttttatttataagagAATATTAGatcaaatattattcatatataatataataatattttaatatgtgGTCTTGTTTTGGTCTTTCAACACACAAAATATTGTTGGCCAATGATGGAAAGATAAGGATCGGAGAAGTCTGCTGACTCAACAAGTCAATCATTAtttagtttttcaaaaaaaaataatcgaaGTCTATAGTGTGAGAAATTGACATGTTTGTTGTACACAGGGATAATAGAGAAGTATCCTAGACTATGactgaaatctcagagacatAACATAACTAAATTAAGGTCTATCACCCCTGAAgcctttttgtttttgtaattttgtacatttttttGGTTTACGTGACATTCAGACATTTCCCACGCGTCTCAACTACATGGAGTCACAAAGTGTGTCACGTAAGtcaaaagatatatataaaattatcaaaaaaatgagtttaggaGGCAACACGACCTTAGTTTaattaaggtgtgtctctgagatttcgatTATAAATCTAGGGGTACTTTAACTTATCCCTTGTACTATAATATAAacatacattttttaaatttctagccTTTATATTAGAGTTTTGGAAAttatttccttgatatattccATATGCATTTTTTCTACATAAATACAGTGGACATGTctctttttaggaaaaaatatgtGACACGGAAAATTaggtattatatttatttgaaataccaATAGTTTAAAAGAATTACATAATTTAATGAGAGTTTGGAGTTCTATAGCAGATACATGTGAATATAGTTAGGCAAGATGTATATACgtgttgatatatattttttaagcaCATGAATACAATGAATTTCATTATTGTTATACATACAATTATAAGATATAATGTATTTACTACAAAGATATTATATTTATCATAATACACTTAAAGAACgcttaatataatatattttactattaaTATGTACAAATACACTTATTATGTGCGCTAATTATCATTATATTTTGTAATTACATAAAATCTCACTATGATTGATATCccaaattttcccttttttttcatGGGTATGAATTTGGTATAAGAGGAAGACATATATTAGCAACTCATGTATTATGTGTATTAGTTTATGAATATTTGGAATATATGTGATCAAATTTGTTTGATCTCAAATTTTGTGGATTTATTGGTAAATACCTATTAAATGATActcatattt
Protein-coding regions in this window:
- the LOC125852087 gene encoding UPF0481 protein At3g47200-like isoform X2, yielding MFEDLNNLSITSCTIFKVNVSLRESNPDAYTPKMISIGPYHKKNPQLRPMEKYKLLYLQRFLQRKEGLDVESCINELETLKKETIKCYNDTEDLCDDSQFLQMLLLDGCFVVEFIRESSTQGEDNIINNIDGCAYSQILQDLMLLENQLPFFILNKLHHMTKQVDELPLAIQLNDNSFIFYSNLPKMFRASYRETICNAENIKHLLHAVHIFSCHGLNPLKNSKNDITKHKVMPNATELSEAGVSFVEVGYLLGEVNLEDDISLFDIKFNNGFMAIPSFQVDDDTETILRNLIAYEQQSCDVEPKYFSDYATFIDYLIDSDKDVNLLRQKGIIESWMGENKDVASLFNKIGSGVGVDPDNFYYHEECIKAIEYSEKPWNRMKANLMHNYFSSPWAGASTVGAIILLLLTAIQTILAFTCALK
- the LOC125852087 gene encoding UPF0481 protein At3g47200-like isoform X1; protein product: MAHSIEITSVDNQIPLLLQTENNKIEERRKVDHIIEIKETNGHDPLGSQTKKSVINQIFDEMFEDLNNLSITSCTIFKVNVSLRESNPDAYTPKMISIGPYHKKNPQLRPMEKYKLLYLQRFLQRKEGLDVESCINELETLKKETIKCYNDTEDLCDDSQFLQMLLLDGCFVVEFIRESSTQGEDNIINNIDGCAYSQILQDLMLLENQLPFFILNKLHHMTKQVDELPLAIQLNDNSFIFYSNLPKMFRASYRETICNAENIKHLLHAVHIFSCHGLNPLKNSKNDITKHKVMPNATELSEAGVSFVEVGYLLGEVNLEDDISLFDIKFNNGFMAIPSFQVDDDTETILRNLIAYEQQSCDVEPKYFSDYATFIDYLIDSDKDVNLLRQKGIIESWMGENKDVASLFNKIGSGVGVDPDNFYYHEECIKAIEYSEKPWNRMKANLMHNYFSSPWAGASTVGAIILLLLTAIQTILAFTCALK